A genomic window from Xenorhabdus cabanillasii includes:
- a CDS encoding ORF6N domain-containing protein, whose amino-acid sequence MFDMNVANQSTVVTLQGSNLPVVICRGQRVITTELLAIGYGADVKSIQMNFANNKSRFEEGKHFFKIEGEELKAFKNYPNNIGVVDKRARHVYLWTERGAARHAKVLETDQAWDFYELLEEAYFNSSKQNAELISKKDLALMVIQAEEEKEIAYAQRDYAIETKAWISRRREATAMATASKAVREKNALAAKLGECKEHATVLSVEKRLEKKFKWHPLKKWCTENGAEVRSVPDERYGKANSYPAAAWKAVHGVNLAKLF is encoded by the coding sequence ATGTTTGATATGAATGTAGCAAATCAATCAACAGTTGTCACGCTTCAGGGAAGCAACTTGCCAGTCGTCATTTGCCGTGGTCAGAGGGTTATTACGACTGAATTACTGGCTATTGGGTATGGTGCTGATGTGAAAAGTATCCAAATGAACTTTGCTAATAACAAATCTCGGTTTGAGGAAGGAAAACACTTCTTTAAAATTGAAGGGGAAGAATTAAAGGCCTTTAAGAACTACCCCAATAATATTGGGGTAGTCGATAAACGAGCCAGGCATGTTTACCTCTGGACGGAGCGTGGAGCGGCAAGACATGCCAAAGTTCTGGAAACAGACCAAGCGTGGGATTTCTATGAACTACTGGAGGAAGCATACTTCAATTCCAGCAAACAAAATGCTGAGTTGATAAGTAAAAAAGATTTAGCCTTGATGGTGATCCAGGCTGAAGAGGAAAAAGAGATCGCATACGCACAGCGTGATTATGCAATAGAAACAAAAGCGTGGATTAGTCGTCGGCGCGAAGCAACAGCGATGGCAACAGCATCAAAGGCTGTCAGAGAAAAGAATGCCCTCGCTGCAAAGCTTGGTGAATGTAAAGAGCACGCCACGGTTCTTTCTGTGGAGAAACGCCTTGAGAAGAAATTCAAATGGCATCCACTCAAAAAATGGTGCACGGAAAATGGTGCAGAGGTTCGCTCCGTGCCAGATGAACGTTACGGCAAGGCAAACTCATATCCGGCAGCTGCATGGAAAGCAGTTCACGGTGTGAATTTGGCGAAGCTGTTTTAA
- a CDS encoding DUF3383 domain-containing protein, with amino-acid sequence MNTIPASDIVSILPGVVGTGGNSLALNALFITKNTPQAMLGVKAFGSAEQVAEIFGTKSKEHESAQVYFAGFVGSTTRPETLYIASMVTSAQGAKLVGSKVPLRDFNHIPQGLALDIDGKRHAVTITPADIKSYSALADAVSASLAKTGTCKYDVTSRTFSIEGATKGVAGTISFGSGELAEYMGLTEAAGAQQNDGLNADTIDELMPRITKSVNNFVSVMAIGDFSSDEKLSISKWVTLQNDCYVHVLYSFSQEMAALEAISNTIRESDIGGTCLMYGDHTHGAFACTYAASLNFNELNGRATFAFRRQEGLKPTVTDKTLADELLRFGWNFYGAYGTANDRFVFVNKGTISGKFKWLDSYVNQVYLNSQLQLALMTMLTSFKSIAYNEVGRATHRAAIQDPINQMRNFGGIQRGIALSEQQKKQINTEAGFDAAAQINAEGWCVRIGETPAQTRGLRKSMPLKLWYADGGSVQQVELPSINVQ; translated from the coding sequence ATGAATACTATTCCGGCGAGCGATATCGTTAGTATTTTGCCGGGCGTTGTCGGCACTGGCGGAAATTCGCTGGCATTGAACGCCCTGTTTATCACCAAAAATACACCACAGGCTATGTTAGGTGTGAAGGCATTCGGTTCCGCTGAGCAGGTAGCTGAAATTTTCGGCACGAAATCCAAAGAGCACGAATCGGCTCAGGTCTATTTTGCTGGCTTCGTCGGCTCAACAACCCGACCAGAAACGCTCTATATCGCGTCAATGGTGACCAGCGCACAGGGAGCAAAACTGGTTGGCAGTAAAGTTCCGTTGCGTGATTTTAATCACATTCCTCAGGGATTAGCATTGGATATTGATGGCAAAAGGCACGCTGTCACCATTACCCCTGCTGATATCAAGTCCTACTCAGCACTGGCTGACGCGGTATCCGCTTCACTGGCAAAAACCGGGACGTGCAAATATGACGTAACCAGCCGCACATTCTCCATTGAAGGGGCAACAAAAGGCGTGGCGGGTACGATTAGTTTTGGCTCAGGTGAATTAGCCGAGTATATGGGGCTGACAGAGGCAGCAGGCGCACAGCAAAATGACGGACTCAATGCCGATACCATTGATGAGCTAATGCCGCGCATTACGAAATCCGTTAACAATTTCGTCTCGGTCATGGCAATTGGTGATTTTAGTTCTGATGAAAAACTGTCCATTTCCAAATGGGTGACGTTGCAAAATGACTGCTATGTGCATGTGCTGTACTCGTTCAGTCAAGAGATGGCGGCATTAGAGGCGATCTCTAACACTATCCGTGAGTCAGATATAGGTGGCACATGCCTGATGTACGGCGACCATACCCACGGCGCATTTGCCTGTACCTATGCAGCATCACTCAATTTCAACGAGTTAAACGGTCGAGCAACATTCGCGTTTCGTCGTCAGGAGGGGCTAAAACCCACCGTGACCGATAAAACGCTGGCCGATGAATTATTGCGCTTTGGCTGGAACTTCTACGGCGCATATGGCACTGCGAATGATCGGTTCGTGTTTGTTAACAAAGGGACAATTTCCGGTAAGTTCAAATGGCTGGACAGTTACGTGAATCAGGTTTATCTGAACAGTCAATTGCAACTCGCCCTAATGACCATGCTGACCTCGTTTAAATCCATTGCGTATAACGAGGTAGGTCGAGCTACCCATCGCGCAGCTATCCAAGACCCGATTAACCAAATGCGGAACTTCGGCGGCATTCAACGCGGTATAGCGTTATCTGAACAGCAGAAAAAACAAATCAATACGGAGGCGGGGTTTGACGCAGCTGCACAAATAAACGCCGAGGGCTGGTGTGTACGCATCGGCGAAACACCTGCGCAAACTCGCGGATTGCGTAAATCTATGCCGCTGAAACTCTGGTATGCAGACGGTGGCAGCGTCCAGCAGGTCGAACTCCCATCTATTAACGTTCAATAA
- a CDS encoding tail fiber assembly protein, with the protein MKNYYFDETKSYRPFTFITEASPGSYAPDNAIRIEPPTREGYWPCLIDGQWQLLPDHRGKIVYSITTRQSLRCEEVIMPEGYTDLVPGTVFDNWDGKQWVTDIAAQQEYEIQQAEYEKRQLLRAATEKIDICQDAVDLGMATEAEKSTLTAWRKYRVLLNRVDCSTAPDIHWPEPPK; encoded by the coding sequence ATGAAAAATTATTATTTTGATGAAACCAAATCCTATCGTCCGTTCACCTTCATCACGGAGGCCTCACCCGGCTCTTACGCGCCGGATAATGCTATCCGAATCGAACCTCCAACCCGTGAAGGTTACTGGCCTTGCCTGATAGACGGTCAATGGCAGTTGCTGCCGGATCATCGGGGAAAAATCGTTTACAGCATCACCACACGACAATCCCTCCGGTGTGAGGAGGTTATTATGCCGGAAGGGTATACGGATTTAGTGCCTGGAACGGTGTTTGATAACTGGGATGGGAAACAATGGGTCACAGATATTGCGGCACAACAGGAGTATGAAATCCAACAGGCGGAATATGAAAAACGGCAGTTATTGCGGGCGGCCACCGAGAAAATTGATATCTGTCAGGATGCCGTTGATTTAGGGATGGCCACCGAGGCCGAGAAATCCACCTTAACGGCATGGCGCAAATACCGGGTCCTACTCAACCGCGTAGACTGTTCCACCGCCCCCGATATCCACTGGCCGGAACCGCCGAAGTAA
- a CDS encoding Arc family DNA-binding protein, translated as MTKKLVAAQDKFMLRLPDGMREHIAKRAEENGRSMNSEIVQILHDAIHGGMSLSMDEDFSRVYQEMLEADDWDNDEAYYKIDYLTYLLMEKMEADSRKLKELLNVKKELINKKAP; from the coding sequence ATGACGAAAAAGCTCGTGGCGGCTCAAGATAAATTTATGCTCAGATTGCCCGATGGCATGAGAGAACATATTGCCAAAAGAGCAGAAGAGAACGGACGATCAATGAATTCCGAAATTGTGCAAATTCTTCATGATGCTATACATGGAGGAATGTCCTTGTCTATGGATGAAGATTTCTCTCGCGTCTATCAAGAAATGCTTGAAGCTGATGACTGGGACAATGATGAAGCTTATTATAAAATTGATTATCTGACATATTTGCTTATGGAAAAAATGGAAGCAGATAGTCGTAAACTCAAAGAATTACTTAATGTAAAGAAAGAGCTTATCAACAAAAAAGCCCCATGA
- a CDS encoding phage baseplate protein produces MPLNCGFFASKNEALMFGMPDIPNWKGIPNAAMDAGISLGGAALINTLFGNYWGIFNQYGIPLLLADSVISLQYQNQYRVASAPIENGSFASYNKVSEPYKVTVQMTKSTGGTLERGAFLSQIEILAKSTLKFHVVTPEFVYTNAAIVGYDLAREAKDGATLIKINVHLEEIREVKVKYDKEEVKNPDDAKKKNGGDKTQKVESNSSLGSLGAIAKEIGELNKDGKMSTIKVLAEAGKIILKGLDGIGNDLSNMQAQAENMVKQISGGNFQ; encoded by the coding sequence ATGCCGCTTAATTGCGGCTTTTTTGCATCTAAAAACGAGGCTCTTATGTTTGGAATGCCAGATATACCGAACTGGAAGGGGATTCCTAATGCCGCAATGGACGCGGGAATTAGTCTTGGCGGCGCTGCATTAATAAACACATTATTTGGCAATTATTGGGGAATATTCAACCAGTACGGAATTCCTCTATTGCTCGCTGATAGCGTGATATCACTGCAATACCAAAACCAATATCGTGTAGCGAGTGCGCCGATAGAGAACGGCTCATTCGCCTCTTATAACAAAGTTAGCGAGCCATATAAAGTCACGGTTCAGATGACCAAAAGTACTGGTGGAACGTTAGAGCGCGGTGCGTTTCTGTCTCAGATTGAAATTTTGGCAAAAAGCACCCTCAAATTCCATGTGGTCACGCCTGAATTCGTCTACACCAATGCGGCTATCGTCGGCTACGATTTGGCTCGCGAAGCTAAAGATGGTGCAACACTCATCAAGATTAATGTCCATCTGGAGGAAATCAGGGAGGTAAAAGTCAAATATGACAAGGAAGAAGTTAAAAATCCTGATGATGCAAAGAAAAAGAACGGCGGGGATAAAACGCAGAAAGTTGAATCCAATTCATCTCTGGGTTCTTTAGGAGCTATAGCTAAAGAAATTGGTGAGCTAAATAAAGACGGAAAGATGTCAACGATAAAAGTACTCGCAGAGGCCGGCAAAATAATATTAAAAGGTCTTGATGGTATAGGAAATGACTTATCAAATATGCAAGCTCAAGCAGAAAATATGGTTAAGCAAATAAGCGGAGGGAATTTTCAATGA
- a CDS encoding OB-fold putative lipoprotein, whose amino-acid sequence MVTGNNNDFKALVKQNWKLREKNCDTEECLLNWYKRSTELYRQIAEKGTKKDAKSSPSKRNQKFDEYGLPIPNNKVAFNNFSKVVADILSDINRRSKRSKAENYSFSDVEGPYSALQLYSEYKQNELVANKKYKGKKIRVTGTTESVTEDFIGNAIVKTESPSFVLGGAMFNVDKNDPYILDLVPGSKVDMVCVGGGFIMDSPVLRKCVSTESYSDKQSDGNHNTMITGVADAIAYIAYMFSEDILEKMCVSATNCSKLKTLFYGLMKEKKTDNDIKILREMLVDMGLNADSFMQDLEQAHERFQAFIKQYKQPLEKKYDKK is encoded by the coding sequence GTGGTTACTGGCAATAATAATGATTTCAAGGCATTGGTTAAGCAGAACTGGAAACTGCGCGAAAAGAATTGTGATACAGAAGAATGTTTATTGAATTGGTATAAGCGATCTACGGAACTGTATAGACAGATTGCTGAAAAAGGAACTAAGAAAGACGCTAAATCTAGCCCATCAAAGCGCAATCAAAAGTTTGATGAATATGGCTTACCTATACCCAACAATAAGGTTGCATTCAATAATTTTAGCAAGGTTGTTGCAGATATATTATCTGATATCAATAGGCGGTCTAAACGATCAAAAGCGGAAAATTATTCGTTTTCTGATGTAGAAGGCCCATATTCGGCATTACAGTTATATAGCGAGTATAAGCAAAACGAACTCGTTGCTAATAAGAAATATAAAGGTAAGAAAATTAGAGTAACTGGCACTACTGAAAGTGTGACCGAAGATTTTATTGGCAACGCTATAGTAAAAACTGAGAGTCCTAGTTTTGTTTTGGGCGGAGCAATGTTTAATGTTGATAAAAATGATCCTTACATTCTAGATTTAGTCCCAGGATCAAAAGTGGACATGGTGTGCGTGGGGGGCGGATTTATCATGGATAGTCCAGTCCTTCGTAAATGTGTATCAACAGAAAGTTATTCTGATAAACAATCAGATGGTAATCATAACACTATGATTACTGGAGTCGCAGATGCAATTGCTTATATTGCCTATATGTTCTCCGAAGATATCTTAGAGAAGATGTGTGTTAGCGCTACAAATTGCAGTAAGCTAAAAACATTGTTCTATGGACTAATGAAGGAAAAAAAGACGGATAATGATATAAAAATATTAAGGGAGATGCTTGTAGACATGGGCTTAAATGCAGACTCATTCATGCAAGACTTAGAACAGGCACATGAAAGATTTCAAGCGTTCATAAAACAATATAAGCAACCATTAGAGAAAAAATACGATAAAAAATAG
- a CDS encoding phage tail fiber protein — protein MPMGHNPLTITSANAVLMLRCKGIYDDYVQIQGFQADNAWEFGEVTLGETCIGVDGKQSIGYLPHETPWTLYLEANSVSTQVMENIRRDFNSNMESRYVDIVVEIPSIKKRYSGTGGLVSMTGGASGKKMLDGTSYKFNMIMNGAEEIA, from the coding sequence ATGCCAATGGGACACAATCCGCTCACGATCACATCAGCCAATGCGGTGTTAATGCTGCGATGCAAAGGTATCTATGATGATTACGTCCAGATTCAGGGCTTTCAGGCGGATAACGCATGGGAGTTCGGCGAGGTCACTCTAGGGGAAACTTGTATCGGGGTGGATGGCAAACAGAGTATAGGCTATCTCCCTCATGAAACACCGTGGACATTGTACCTGGAAGCCAACAGCGTATCCACGCAGGTTATGGAAAATATCCGTCGAGATTTTAATTCCAATATGGAATCACGCTATGTCGATATTGTTGTTGAAATTCCCTCTATCAAAAAACGCTACTCCGGCACAGGTGGACTAGTCAGTATGACGGGGGGCGCTAGTGGTAAGAAGATGCTGGACGGAACGAGTTACAAATTCAACATGATCATGAATGGCGCAGAGGAAATCGCATAA
- a CDS encoding BRO family protein has protein sequence MTSIAKKMSDEFTIFKFDGKDVRVVKKDHEPWFVAVDLCNVLNLQNPSKALKVLDENERSNFKLGRQGDANIISESGMYTLILRCRDAIKQGTVPYRVRKWVTSEVLPSIRKTGSYHSSKTTVQQRNPLKNAVNLLVRKKGILYPEAYSLVHQRFNVEHIDELTTDQLPQAIEYVHKMAMEGEYLGKDLPKPKQQITDEELITLCWSWNYLIMCCSVMEDVYPLLNVAEHRLAAKFHTLPKESSYNSGMVQSILQKLTAHLEPSNFNNSRVLNNLRQELLSM, from the coding sequence ATGACAAGTATAGCAAAAAAAATGAGTGATGAATTCACAATATTCAAATTTGATGGCAAAGACGTTCGGGTTGTTAAAAAAGACCATGAACCTTGGTTTGTAGCTGTAGACCTTTGTAATGTTCTAAACTTGCAAAATCCGTCTAAGGCTCTGAAAGTATTAGATGAAAATGAACGGTCTAACTTTAAGTTAGGGCGTCAAGGTGATGCTAATATCATTTCAGAATCGGGGATGTATACCTTAATACTTCGTTGTCGTGATGCCATCAAGCAAGGAACTGTACCTTATCGAGTTCGTAAATGGGTAACCTCTGAGGTTTTGCCATCAATTAGGAAAACTGGAAGTTACCATTCCTCCAAAACCACAGTCCAACAACGGAACCCATTAAAGAACGCCGTTAACCTATTGGTGAGAAAAAAAGGAATTTTATATCCAGAGGCATATTCTTTAGTTCACCAACGGTTCAATGTAGAACATATAGATGAGCTGACTACCGATCAGTTACCACAGGCTATAGAGTATGTTCATAAAATGGCGATGGAGGGTGAATATCTTGGCAAAGATTTACCAAAACCCAAGCAGCAAATAACCGATGAAGAGTTGATCACGCTGTGCTGGTCATGGAATTACTTAATAATGTGCTGTTCTGTTATGGAGGATGTTTACCCACTTTTAAATGTGGCAGAACATAGATTGGCTGCTAAGTTTCACACATTACCTAAAGAAAGTTCGTATAACTCTGGAATGGTGCAATCAATACTTCAAAAATTAACTGCTCATCTTGAGCCAAGTAACTTTAACAACTCCAGGGTTCTGAATAATCTCAGGCAGGAATTATTGTCGATGTAA
- a CDS encoding DUF2612 domain-containing protein produces MENIQETLLSQYANSPAICTILNSVNESIDPRENINEFYQMAVNILTARGFGLDIWGRIVGISRDLSIPDPNIDYFGFKETKKYTPFDQSPFYGGNNSESSYMMDDSTFREVILMKAFSNILHATAHHINRFLSSCFIRGRAYYLITGHMTARYVFEYRLSEFEKNLIYNRQILPRPSGVKISITELPLGEFFGFYGTGFQPFDQAALA; encoded by the coding sequence ATGGAAAATATTCAAGAAACGCTACTTAGTCAATATGCCAACAGTCCCGCTATTTGTACCATTCTCAACTCCGTTAACGAATCCATAGACCCGCGAGAGAATATTAATGAATTTTATCAGATGGCGGTCAATATACTCACAGCGAGAGGATTTGGATTAGATATCTGGGGGCGGATAGTTGGCATTAGCCGAGATTTATCGATACCCGATCCGAATATTGATTATTTCGGATTTAAAGAAACAAAAAAATATACCCCATTTGACCAATCGCCATTTTATGGAGGTAATAACTCAGAATCATCGTATATGATGGATGATTCTACATTCAGAGAAGTGATATTGATGAAGGCGTTTTCAAATATCCTACACGCAACAGCCCATCATATTAATAGGTTTTTGTCATCCTGTTTTATAAGAGGGAGGGCATATTATTTAATAACCGGACATATGACCGCCAGATATGTGTTTGAATATAGATTATCTGAATTTGAAAAAAATTTAATTTATAATCGTCAAATATTACCTCGCCCATCAGGGGTTAAAATATCTATTACAGAGTTGCCACTAGGAGAGTTTTTCGGATTCTACGGCACAGGATTTCAACCATTCGATCAGGCTGCACTTGCATAA
- a CDS encoding phage neck terminator protein, with amino-acid sequence MATITVSHDDLFGDVREYLTGLFHCDVVQGYQNNVPNPENGIVMHVLFERDIDYITNYYHHGSSTITAQRSVELTMQLDFYGDETDSRARVVANLWQSSYTTARLKHCQPLYSNQPRKNVLVNEANQYENRVMLEIKLQYNPEITYSIESTDSVSIDINSI; translated from the coding sequence ATGGCGACAATAACAGTCAGTCATGATGATCTGTTCGGCGATGTCAGGGAGTATCTGACTGGACTGTTCCACTGTGATGTTGTTCAGGGATATCAAAATAATGTGCCTAATCCCGAAAACGGTATTGTGATGCACGTCCTGTTTGAGCGGGATATCGATTACATCACCAATTATTACCATCATGGATCATCAACCATCACGGCACAACGTTCTGTTGAGCTGACTATGCAGCTGGATTTTTACGGTGATGAGACTGATTCGCGGGCGCGCGTGGTGGCAAATCTGTGGCAGTCCAGCTACACCACGGCACGACTAAAGCACTGTCAGCCCCTCTACAGTAATCAGCCCCGAAAAAATGTACTGGTGAATGAGGCGAACCAGTACGAAAACCGTGTGATGCTCGAAATAAAACTGCAATACAACCCTGAAATAACCTACTCAATCGAGAGTACTGACTCCGTTTCTATTGATATCAATTCTATTTGA
- a CDS encoding type II toxin-antitoxin system YafQ family toxin, whose product MRTTDYTSQFKRDYKREKKGRYREILDDALMTVIELLVSDSLLEPKYCDHALSGDWKDFRDCHIKPDLILIYQKPGADILRLVRLGSHSELGL is encoded by the coding sequence ATGCGGACGACTGATTATACAAGCCAGTTTAAGCGAGATTACAAGAGGGAAAAGAAAGGCCGCTATCGTGAAATTCTGGATGATGCGCTTATGACAGTAATTGAATTATTGGTATCTGATAGTTTGCTAGAACCGAAATATTGTGATCACGCCCTTTCGGGTGATTGGAAGGATTTTCGAGATTGTCACATCAAGCCTGACTTGATATTGATTTATCAAAAGCCAGGCGCTGACATATTGCGCCTTGTCCGTCTTGGTTCTCACTCTGAGCTAGGTTTATAG
- a CDS encoding Arc family DNA-binding protein: MKDDLYTERATETFSLRLPKRVKEHVESKAREEGLSINSTIIQRLVWSINDEKKRLAQ, translated from the coding sequence ATGAAAGATGATTTGTATACAGAAAGGGCAACGGAAACATTCAGTTTACGTTTACCGAAAAGAGTGAAGGAACATGTTGAGTCGAAGGCTAGGGAAGAAGGTTTATCTATCAATTCAACAATTATTCAACGGCTGGTATGGAGTATCAACGATGAGAAAAAGAGACTCGCGCAATAA
- a CDS encoding baseplate J/gp47 family protein: protein MIPKIQITPQGILTPSTQEVIDGLWQVMRGCFGDNLNTDMNTPQGQLVTTLTAIITDERHVFINLLNSFDPRYADGMMQDALAYIYFLQRKRATKSVAEVMINGLANTVIPVGFQVADDSGKTWSTQIEARIGDDGLATVNVHCDVVGRVTASAGTINRVIKNVNGIDSAVNKTAAIVGRGEESRQEFELRRQESVAVNAKNTNAATYGAISNIKNVVDCYVVDNPSDKTVSVGTTNYQITRNSIAVSVVGGDDNEIAQQIFIKAGTGCSFVGNTAVKYQDTVNFPYLPPTYDIKFIRPTHIPIEFVITFGDKLRLTHQDKEAIKKSILDEFGTGRGKGRIAKKLIASDYIYVTAQSTKERLISIQLARKNGVAANYLDFGIDEFSVLSIDDIRIE, encoded by the coding sequence ATGATACCCAAAATACAAATCACGCCACAGGGGATATTAACGCCATCGACTCAGGAGGTTATTGATGGTCTGTGGCAGGTTATGCGTGGCTGCTTTGGTGATAATCTCAATACGGATATGAACACACCGCAAGGGCAGCTCGTCACGACACTGACAGCGATTATTACCGATGAGCGTCATGTTTTTATCAATCTATTGAACAGTTTCGACCCTCGTTATGCTGATGGCATGATGCAAGATGCGCTCGCCTACATTTATTTCCTGCAACGTAAACGGGCGACAAAATCAGTCGCCGAGGTCATGATTAACGGACTGGCGAATACTGTTATTCCGGTTGGGTTTCAGGTGGCTGATGATTCGGGTAAAACATGGAGTACCCAAATAGAGGCGAGGATTGGCGATGATGGACTGGCTACAGTCAACGTTCACTGTGATGTTGTTGGTCGAGTAACAGCCTCGGCGGGGACGATTAATCGCGTAATTAAAAACGTCAATGGTATTGATTCGGCTGTCAATAAAACAGCAGCTATCGTTGGCCGGGGCGAGGAATCACGGCAGGAGTTCGAACTGAGGCGACAGGAGTCGGTCGCGGTTAATGCCAAAAACACCAATGCTGCTACCTATGGCGCAATCTCCAATATCAAAAATGTCGTTGATTGCTATGTGGTTGATAATCCGTCCGACAAAACGGTTAGCGTTGGTACGACAAACTATCAAATTACCAGGAATTCTATCGCGGTTTCAGTGGTGGGTGGTGATGACAACGAGATAGCCCAACAGATATTCATTAAGGCCGGGACAGGGTGCTCATTTGTCGGGAATACTGCCGTCAAATATCAGGACACAGTTAATTTCCCCTATCTGCCGCCAACCTATGACATTAAATTCATCAGGCCGACTCATATTCCGATTGAGTTTGTTATCACATTTGGGGATAAGTTGCGGCTAACTCATCAGGATAAAGAGGCTATTAAAAAATCCATTCTGGATGAGTTCGGGACAGGACGAGGAAAAGGGCGAATAGCTAAAAAGTTAATCGCCAGTGATTATATTTACGTGACAGCTCAATCAACTAAAGAGCGGTTGATTTCGATTCAGTTAGCAAGAAAAAACGGCGTTGCAGCTAATTATCTGGATTTTGGCATTGACGAATTTTCGGTTCTTTCCATAGATGATATAAGGATAGAATAA
- a CDS encoding phage baseplate protein yields the protein MPQSRNDEQIYLYDPQVTIGGAMTQEAIIWSLIGKMGTVTICKVLKVHGGGVAPVGYVDILPLVQQVDGAGNIYQTATVYNVPYFRYQGGANAVILDPKAGDLGFCFTASRDISKVKRMRGSAPPGSKRKYDIADSLYIGGLLNGAPSQFVHFLESGINVVSTGEINMRGTKIILDAPVETTSTIQAKSNITDNATTNSQSMAGMRELYNRHTHHENGQGANTSTPNQKA from the coding sequence ATGCCGCAATCAAGAAATGATGAACAAATTTATTTATATGATCCACAGGTAACTATTGGTGGAGCGATGACTCAAGAGGCAATTATCTGGTCACTCATTGGCAAAATGGGCACAGTGACCATTTGCAAGGTGTTGAAAGTCCACGGTGGTGGTGTCGCACCTGTCGGTTATGTCGATATCCTGCCGCTGGTACAACAAGTCGATGGAGCAGGCAATATCTACCAGACTGCCACGGTCTACAACGTGCCGTATTTCCGTTATCAGGGCGGTGCGAATGCAGTCATTCTAGACCCGAAAGCGGGCGACCTCGGTTTCTGTTTCACTGCCAGTCGGGATATCTCGAAGGTGAAACGAATGAGAGGTTCCGCGCCTCCGGGGAGTAAACGCAAATATGACATAGCAGACAGCCTCTATATTGGTGGTCTGCTCAATGGTGCACCTAGTCAATTTGTCCATTTTTTGGAGAGTGGCATTAACGTTGTCTCTACGGGTGAAATTAACATGAGGGGGACGAAAATCATTCTCGATGCACCGGTAGAAACGACCAGCACCATTCAGGCCAAGAGCAACATTACTGACAACGCAACTACCAACTCCCAATCAATGGCAGGAATGCGCGAGCTATATAACCGCCACACTCATCACGAGAACGGACAGGGCGCTAATACCAGCACACCTAACCAAAAGGCATAA
- a CDS encoding Arm DNA-binding domain-containing protein has product MKPTDVVIKKSKPEAKSYTLFDENGLWLLVEPNGSRGWRFRYRFEGKQKMISLGTYPEVSLAEARRRTAEYRSMVADGINPSEDRKRQKRESIIMSENTFEKITREWYEKRKDR; this is encoded by the coding sequence ATGAAGCCAACAGACGTGGTAATTAAGAAGTCCAAGCCAGAAGCAAAGTCTTATACGTTGTTTGATGAAAATGGGCTTTGGTTATTGGTGGAGCCGAACGGTTCTAGGGGCTGGCGATTCCGTTACCGTTTTGAGGGTAAGCAAAAGATGATTTCTTTAGGTACTTACCCAGAGGTGTCTTTGGCTGAGGCGAGAAGGCGAACTGCTGAATATCGTTCAATGGTTGCCGATGGCATCAACCCTTCTGAGGATAGAAAAAGACAGAAACGAGAAAGTATTATTATGTCAGAGAATACTTTCGAGAAAATTACTCGTGAATGGTATGAAAAGCGCAAAGACAGGTAG
- a CDS encoding type II toxin-antitoxin system RelB/DinJ family antitoxin — MAANQLVQTRIDGEIKAEAAAVLAAMGLTVSDAVRMMLTRVARDKVLPFEPLIPNETTIAAMKEARKGGGKSFSSVKDLMADLNADD; from the coding sequence ATGGCTGCAAACCAGCTAGTACAAACCCGTATCGACGGTGAGATTAAAGCAGAAGCGGCCGCTGTTTTGGCGGCAATGGGGCTGACGGTATCAGATGCTGTTCGTATGATGTTAACGCGAGTGGCAAGAGATAAGGTATTACCTTTTGAGCCGCTGATACCAAATGAGACAACGATAGCCGCTATGAAAGAAGCGCGCAAAGGTGGCGGTAAATCATTTTCCTCAGTTAAAGATTTAATGGCTGATCTCAATGCGGACGACTGA